The following coding sequences lie in one Ictalurus punctatus breed USDA103 chromosome 16, Coco_2.0, whole genome shotgun sequence genomic window:
- the aak1b gene encoding AP2-associated protein kinase 1 isoform X3 — MKKFFDSRRELVSAGPGSGGGGGSGGVGGNFIGRTFTIGHHQVTVEETLAEGGFAIVFLVRTNQGVRCALKRMYVNNEHDLQVCRREIQIMRDLSGHKNIVGYVDSCVTAVGGGDVWEVLILMDVCKGGQVVNLMNQRLQTGFTETEVLQIFCDTCEAVAQLHQYKTPIIHRDLKVENILLHDQGHYVLCDFGSATKKFQNPQSDGVTVVEEEIKKYTTLSYRAPEMVNLYNGKLITTKADIWALGCLLYKLCFFSLPFGESQVAICDGSFTIPDNSRYSYDMHCLIRYMLEPDPDKRPDIYQVSHFAFRLARRECPVQNTQNSPLPTKLPEPVRASEAAAAKKSQTQTKARLTDPIPTTETSITPRQRPKAAQAQPMGGVLQIQPAALTPRKRAVSVNLAQPAAALQSQITHSSNQPQHKQPMHPIPVSAPVSGSVTPPVTSPVPPAVTSPAPQKATPTPSSPVPPTAPARSAKRKQQQQQQNNQQPPLQQQQQKQPPPLAAQPLEATPATTPPAPPTSGETPTTMGLSQTPPSSPRTQKAGHRRIQSDVTHSAMVGVCASQSTQQLQAATAEANLNKSKSASATPSNSPQSSQQSVYESGQQCGATASVPNLVTTSAQSLAASSAPSLNAPSVPGLITTAASSLSALDQPSWNPFGDDNFSMLTAEELLNKNFTKLSKETAEPPSICTEELLPGLDSVEPITQPSAERPADILGLDSGADLLAVPEKLIEGLKSPDASLMLPDLLSMSDPFGSSVEDMRDGSAEVCVDSLIPGLEAPQVHPVQTDAMRTDTLSGEDSLLGSPFSSGPAPCLDEFAPVSGGSAHSMTDSTCLISGFEPPGSDKSADDEFDPIPVRVSKTSQGSSHSATGSDSSLPSLACSLLLVDQLIDL, encoded by the exons ATGAAGAAGTTCTTCGACTCTCGGAGGGAGCTGGTTAGTGCTGGTCCTGGTTCTGGAGGTGGAGGCGGATCCGGTGGAGTCGGCGGGAACTTCATCGGCAGGACCTTCACCATCGGACATCATCAGGTCACCGTGGAGGAAACCCTCGCTGAAG GTGGTTTCGCCATCGTGTTTTTGGTTCGGACCAACCAGGGTGTCCGATGTGCGCTGAAGAGAATGTACGTGAATAACGAGCACGACCTGCAGGTGTGTCGCCGAGAAATTCAAATCATG agggATCTCTCGGGCCATAAGAACATCGTGGGTTACGTGGACTCGTGCGTGACGGCTGTAGGGGGCGGTGACGTGTGGGAGgttctcatcctcatggacgtGTGTAAAG gaggtcAGGTGGTGAATCTGATGAACCAGCGTCTGCAGACGGGATTCACAGAGACTGAAGTGCTGCAGATTTTCTGTGACACGTGTGAAGCTGTAGCTCAACTGCACCAATATAAAACGCCCATCATCCACCGGGACCTGAAg gtggaaAATATCCTGTTACACGATCAGGGTCATTACGTACTGTGTGATTTCGGCAGCGCTACCAAGAAATTCCAAAACCCACAGAGCGATGGCGTGACTGTTGTGGAAGAAGAGATCAAAAA gtacaCCACTCTCTCGTACCGTGCTCCTGAGATGGTGAACCTGTATAACGGTAAACTTATCACTACCAAAGCAGACATCTGG gctCTGGGCTGCTTGCTGTACAAGCTGTGCTTTTTCTCGCTGCCCTTCGGAGAGAGTCAGGTGGCCATATGTGACGGGAGCTTCACCATCCCAGATAACTCTCGTTACTCCTACGATATGCACTGTCTGATCC GCTACATGCTGGAGCCGGATCCGGATAAACGGCCCGATATTTATCAGGTGTCTCACTTTGCTTTCCGACTTGCTCGACGCGAATGTCCTGTCCAAAACACACag AATTCCCCACTACCCACTAAGCTTCCTGAGCCAGTAAGAGCAAGTGAGGCAGCAGCAGCGAAGAAGAGCCAAACGCAGACGAAGGCCAG gctgACGGATCCCATCCCCACCACTGAGACGTCCATCACGCCACGTCAGAGGCCCAAAGCCGCTCAGGCTCAGCCAATGGGGGGCGTCCTGCAGATCCAACCTGCTGCACTCACACCCCGCAAGAGAG CTGTGAGTGTGAATTTGGCTCAGCCAGCTGCAGCGCTGCAGTCCCAGATCACACACTCCTCTAACCAGCCTCAGCACAAACag CCCATGCATCCAATCCCAGTTTCGGCACCTGTATCAGGAAGTGTAACTCCACCAGTGACAAGCCCCGTCCCTCCAGCAGTAACAAGTCCTGCTCCTCAGAAAGCCACACCCACTCCATCAAGTCCGGTTCCACCCACCGCTCCAGCGCGTAGTGCCAAgcgcaaacaacaacaacaacaacaaaataatcaacaaccaccactacaacaacaacaacaaaaacagcctCCTCCTCTTGCAGCACAGCCACTTGAAGCCACGCCTGCTACCACACCCCCTGCCCCGCCCACTTCCGGGGAAACG CCTACCACTATGGGCCTCTCCCAGACCCCGCCCTCTTCCCCAAGGACCCAGAAGGCAGGGCATAGACGCATCCAGAGCGATGTCACACACAGCGCAATGGTCGGCGTGTGCGCAAGCCAGTCGACACAGCAGCTACAGGCCGCTACAGCCGAGGCGAACCTCAACAAATCCAA GTCAGCCAGCGCCACTCCATCCAACTCACCACAGTCTTCCCAGCAGAGTGTGTATGAATCTGGCCAGCAGTGCGGCGCCACCGCTTCTGTCCCAAATCTCGTCACCACTTCTGCCCAGAGTCTTGCCGCTTCTTCTGCCCCGAGTCTGAACGCACCTTCTGTTCCCGGTCTTATCACCACCGCTGCTTCGAGTCTTAGTGCCCTGGACCAGCCGTCCTGGAATCCCTTCGGAGATGACAACTTTTCCATGCTGACAGCCGAGGAACTGCTCAATAAAAACTTCACCAAACTCTCCAAAG aaACTGCAGAGCCTCCTAGCATTTGCACAGAGGAACTTCTCCCTGGACTGGACTCTGTTGAACCCATTACTCAGCcttcag CTGAAAGACCTGCTGATATTCTGGGATTGGATTCGGGTGCTGATTTACTGGCAGTACCAG AAAAGCTAATAGAGGGTCTGAAGTCTCCAGACGCATCTCTTATGCTACCTGATCTTCTGTCAATGTCCGACCCCTTTGGCAGTTCTGTAGAGGACATGAGAGATG GAAgtgctgaggtgtgtgtggacTCCCTGATTCCTGGACTGGAGGCTCCTCAGGTTCATCCTGTGCAGACAGACGCAATGAGGACTG ACACTCTGAGTGGAGAAGACTCTCTCTTGGGCAGTCCTTTCTCCTCTGGCCCTGCCCCATGTCTAGACGAATTTGCACCTGTGTCAGGAGGATCTGCCCACAGCATGACCG ACTCGACTTGCTTGATCTCTGGCTTTGAGCCGCCGGGTTCAGACAAAAGCGCAGACGACGAGTTTGACCCGATCCCAGTGCGTGTCTCGAAAACATCTCAAG GCTCCTCCCACAGCGCTACTGGCTCTGACTCCAGTTTGCCCAGTTTGGCTTGTTCACTGCTGCTGGTGGATCAGCTCATCGACCTGTAG